In Agrobacterium vitis, one genomic interval encodes:
- a CDS encoding type VI secretion system accessory protein TagJ, with the protein MSTASRRIASLLDDADLAQAMDAVKAELKTAASDHDLRHLYIDLLILAGDYEKADSQCELAVRFQPQDAVGFSMLRQQIRGMAARKAWFETGALPDFPGGPTVSDQIALKLNLALKEGAASEAAALLAELEESRGTVPMLWNGAAVADIRDLDDRIPHALEVLTTGGAYLWVDFSRIASVTPQPIRRPRDTAFRPAELTLESGAEATVLLPAIYYGADASPALQLGHQTEWLDAVDGIVTGLGQRCLLAGDELVSFHDLESLQSDATGERQAAHG; encoded by the coding sequence ATGAGTACCGCCTCCCGCCGCATTGCCAGCCTGCTCGATGATGCAGATCTTGCCCAGGCTATGGATGCCGTCAAAGCCGAATTGAAAACGGCGGCCAGCGATCATGACCTGCGCCATCTCTATATCGACCTGCTGATTCTGGCTGGCGATTATGAAAAAGCCGACAGCCAATGCGAGCTGGCTGTCCGCTTCCAGCCGCAGGATGCCGTCGGTTTTTCGATGCTGCGCCAGCAGATCCGTGGGATGGCAGCCCGCAAAGCATGGTTTGAAACCGGTGCGCTGCCGGATTTTCCCGGTGGCCCCACCGTCAGCGACCAAATTGCGCTAAAGCTCAACCTGGCTCTGAAGGAAGGAGCGGCAAGCGAGGCCGCGGCCCTGCTTGCCGAACTGGAAGAGAGCCGAGGCACTGTGCCAATGCTGTGGAACGGCGCCGCCGTTGCCGATATCCGCGATCTCGACGACCGTATCCCTCATGCGCTTGAAGTGCTGACCACCGGCGGCGCCTATCTCTGGGTCGATTTTTCAAGGATCGCGTCTGTTACGCCTCAACCGATACGCCGCCCCCGGGACACGGCCTTCCGCCCGGCCGAACTGACACTGGAAAGCGGAGCAGAAGCCACCGTGCTTCTCCCCGCCATTTATTACGGCGCTGATGCCAGCCCTGCCCTGCAACTCGGTCATCAGACCGAGTGGTTGGATGCGGTGGACGGGATCGTCACCGGTCTTGGCCAGCGATGCCTGCTGGCGGGCGACGAACTGGTGTCGTTCCACGATCTTGAAAGCTTGCAATCGGATGCGACCGGCGAAAGGCAGGCTGCCCATGGTTGA
- the tssE gene encoding type VI secretion system baseplate subunit TssE: MVDPLQRFRASERVLNRSVLDRLLDDTPDMDSDPQTSVSEQVREMREVIRRDLEALLNTRRCPQAPPDGLGELQDALVSYGVDGVLSANLSTDESKLRLARLVERRIALFETRLADVKVTILKGNTEGDRALRMRINGTFRLYDGMPPVSFESRIDPSTQAFRIEASNG, from the coding sequence ATGGTTGATCCATTACAGCGGTTTCGCGCCTCTGAACGAGTATTGAACCGATCCGTCCTGGACCGGCTGCTGGACGATACGCCTGATATGGACAGTGATCCGCAAACCAGCGTCAGCGAACAGGTCCGCGAGATGCGCGAAGTGATCCGTCGCGACCTGGAAGCGCTGCTCAACACCCGCCGCTGCCCGCAAGCACCACCGGATGGCCTTGGCGAGTTGCAGGACGCGCTGGTCTCCTATGGCGTCGATGGTGTTCTTTCGGCCAATCTTTCCACCGACGAATCCAAACTTCGGCTGGCAAGACTGGTGGAACGGCGCATTGCGCTGTTTGAGACCCGCCTCGCCGACGTCAAGGTCACGATCCTCAAAGGCAATACAGAGGGCGACCGCGCCTTGCGGATGCGCATCAACGGTACGTTCCGCCTTTATGACGGGATGCCACCGGTCAGTTTCGAATCCCGCATCGACCCCTCCACCCAGGCTTTCCGCATCGAGGCGTCGAATGGCTGA
- the tssF gene encoding type VI secretion system baseplate subunit TssF, whose amino-acid sequence MAETFLERYNDELFALRRRAEKFARAFPKIAGRLRLSGDVADDPHVERIIQSFAYSAARVRQKLDDEFPELTDSLLETLYPHYLAPVPPMSIVQFAPGATLAGMQLLPRHTDIVTEPVGGDPCQFRTTQDVEIVPMTVSNASLTGLPLDAPAAPFAGAAGVLRLSLRSTAPKQDSMAGLGVKRLTFFIASAWAQAAALFELLANHCIGMALARHSEDRNAVFLPAENLRPLGFAPEQAMLPTAPGSFAGYRLLTEFFTLPQKFLFLEVSGMDRWQGDDVELYIYLDSSDARLERMISASDIVLNATPVINLFRQSSEPLTLDGSRTEYSLLPDSRRQTTREIYMVEQVRLSAASGEEQDARPFFGSSQRGANSSVFWQAVRRFDEDDGSSDTQIAFVDRNRGPLEPTGLTASVDTLCLNRDLASQLPFGGGHPHLQLVKRSESVAEIKALLPPTPAIRIHEKLARQWRLVSHLLLNHLSLFDNDGSALKDILSLYALRDAPETRQLVEAISRVEAKHALARLGPAMVPGTDVTIEFDPAMIDRAAAFIFGSIIDHFCGLYTSVNSFTRLTLTMRGQSEPIVRWPARAAERPLL is encoded by the coding sequence ATGGCTGAGACCTTTCTGGAACGCTATAATGACGAGTTGTTCGCGCTGCGCAGGCGCGCGGAAAAATTCGCCCGCGCCTTCCCGAAAATCGCCGGTCGGTTGCGTCTGTCGGGTGATGTGGCCGACGATCCGCATGTAGAGCGGATCATCCAGAGCTTCGCCTATTCCGCCGCCCGCGTTCGCCAGAAACTGGATGATGAATTTCCGGAACTGACCGACAGCCTGCTGGAAACGCTTTACCCCCATTATCTGGCACCGGTGCCGCCGATGAGCATCGTGCAATTTGCGCCAGGCGCCACGCTGGCCGGCATGCAATTGCTGCCGCGCCATACCGACATCGTCACCGAGCCGGTCGGCGGCGATCCCTGCCAGTTCCGCACCACGCAGGATGTGGAAATTGTCCCGATGACGGTCAGCAATGCCAGCCTGACCGGCTTGCCGCTCGATGCGCCAGCGGCACCCTTTGCAGGTGCGGCAGGCGTGTTGCGTCTGTCCCTGCGCTCCACCGCACCCAAGCAGGACAGCATGGCCGGGCTTGGCGTCAAGCGCCTGACTTTTTTCATTGCCTCCGCATGGGCGCAGGCCGCCGCCCTGTTCGAGCTTCTGGCCAATCATTGCATCGGCATGGCGCTGGCACGGCATTCGGAGGATCGCAATGCGGTCTTTCTGCCAGCGGAAAATCTGCGTCCGCTGGGGTTTGCGCCGGAGCAGGCGATGCTTCCCACGGCACCGGGCAGTTTTGCCGGATACCGGCTGCTGACCGAGTTCTTCACGTTGCCGCAAAAATTTCTGTTCCTGGAAGTATCCGGCATGGATCGCTGGCAGGGCGATGATGTCGAGCTTTACATCTATCTGGACAGCAGTGACGCGCGACTGGAGCGGATGATTTCCGCCAGCGACATCGTCCTCAATGCCACACCGGTCATCAATTTGTTCCGGCAAAGCTCGGAACCGCTGACATTGGATGGCAGCCGCACGGAATATTCGCTCCTGCCTGACAGCCGCCGCCAAACCACCCGGGAAATCTACATGGTCGAACAGGTCCGGCTTTCGGCGGCGTCCGGCGAAGAACAGGATGCCCGGCCGTTTTTCGGGAGCAGCCAGCGCGGCGCCAATAGCAGTGTGTTCTGGCAGGCGGTTCGCCGGTTCGATGAGGATGACGGCTCCTCGGATACCCAAATCGCCTTCGTTGACCGCAATCGCGGTCCGCTTGAGCCGACCGGACTGACGGCCAGCGTCGATACCCTATGCCTGAACAGAGACCTGGCCAGCCAATTGCCTTTCGGCGGCGGTCACCCGCACCTTCAATTGGTCAAGCGCAGTGAAAGCGTGGCCGAGATCAAGGCGCTTTTACCGCCAACGCCCGCCATTCGTATCCATGAAAAACTGGCGCGCCAGTGGCGGCTGGTCTCCCATCTGCTGCTCAATCATCTGTCACTGTTCGACAATGACGGTTCGGCGCTGAAGGATATTCTTTCGCTCTATGCATTGCGCGATGCGCCGGAAACGCGACAGCTTGTCGAGGCTATCAGCCGCGTCGAGGCCAAGCACGCACTCGCCCGGCTTGGCCCCGCCATGGTGCCAGGCACCGATGTCACGATCGAATTTGACCCGGCTATGATCGACCGGGCAGCCGCCTTCATCTTCGGCAGCATCATTGATCATTTCTGCGGGCTCTATACCTCGGTCAACAGTTTCACCCGGTTGACCCTGACCATGCGCGGCCAGTCCGAGCCAA